A genomic segment from Glycine soja cultivar W05 chromosome 20, ASM419377v2, whole genome shotgun sequence encodes:
- the LOC114401984 gene encoding spermine synthase-like, giving the protein MVDIGEAHSIKVEKILYKEKSEFQEVLVFESSMYGNVLVLNGIVQLTEKDECAYQEMIAHLPLVQFICSKKVLVVGGRDGSVVREVAHHSSVEHIDICEIDKMVTDVSRKFFPQLVVGFVDSRVHLHVGDDIYLSATVDFLKSVPEGKSDAIIVDSSDLVGFLSLNDHKLVSLDDLNQNHHTESG; this is encoded by the exons ATGGTAGACATTG GAGAAGCCCATTCAATCAAAGTAGAAAAGATCTTATACAAGGAAAAGTCGGAGTTCCAAGAGGTCTTGGTTTTTGA GTCATCAATGTATGGGAATGTGCTTGTACTTAATGGAATAGTTCAATTGACTGAGAAGGATGAATGTGCTTACCAGGAGATGATAGCTCATCTTCCCCTTGTTCAATTCATTTGCTCAAAAA AGGTTTTAGTTGTTGGTGGTAGAGATGGCAGTGTAGTAAGGGAAGTAGCCCACCATAGCTCTGTGgaacatattgatatttgtgAGATAGATAAGATGGTTACTGAC GTTTCTAGGAAGTTTTTTCCACAATTAGTTGTTGGGTTTGTAGATTCTCGAGTGCATCTGCATGTTGGTGATGATATATATTTATCTGCTa CTGTTGATTTTCTTAAATCCGTTCCTGAAGGGAAGTCTGATGCCATAATTGTTGATTCCTCAGATCTTGTGG GTTTCTTGAGCTTGAATGATCATAAACTGGTGTCACTTGATGACCTAAACCAAAATCATCACACTGAATCTGGCTAG
- the LOC114401985 gene encoding uncharacterized protein LOC114401985 translates to MGKQIREKECALPNRNSHHTHPGRVWGILHVIKYHHWRQVKRRLTRRRHGGERPDARAKIPGTSDDSGVHSIPEHYKPHTELSNVEEKPVYSSPPAKITIKSRLRSLLNEDIYRRKGRHKRSSTCPAKSQLTHANSVHNLEVDLLGELLLTVQSPDPVLETFQNHLAAGTLDELTPVLYEKPIANNDKCVDCGTMFSKDILEHSKIHKHLCSPSQGGPEEKLMNAQILTTDASPHLVKDFLDALDVINTNKDFLLEYIQDLGSPLPFHTHDQQSFNGKQRRAKSLSFPVSASSSGSQDSVSGQLINQMVDYWLDSEEEKLQNQSNMQNTSMDESSEDSHQQSLPSSFSNNYDQWGERGTNSPSVSSHVPNNVKTRHFRDLRKKMKHIIEDGRNEKHRITMDAILDKIPCGKRLTKKVKKFIHVKSKDPTIKWEDEDRATSGFGSHLSSNSFNKHQPSPMRTSFLKDSAGRYSQLYHQTCFNSDAKYPKAENLRLRTEERNSILKTPKSFKRFLSMPNLKSYFHQNEELPLPLSPQNSIKNFGDRTTSTNVTDQQQRSFDNNDDSMSQILPPTFADNINQDSNLNADQKQLLARSASKSRLDFSTEAEADKSIGIEGLGDLRDSEQDIGAETESIVPVEANSVFSSDTSFLDFTFDLENLNIQEEESDTEINPGQGDDGLDDMAEHQEAKEDHPEKVENFQNLGTLSKRFNYEIPSIEVDPSNEATFNYVRKVLELSGFTGHDSLGIWYSDNQPLDPSMYEELEGCLLLDPDCSRNSEGGECNHHLLLFDIINEGLLEIFGRSYNYYPRPLSYLSHVHPLPSAENVLCKVWTLISWYLMNSTTSELYLSLDYYVSKDLAKYDGWMNLQFDSECVGLELDDLIFEDLLEEIIST, encoded by the exons ATGGGGAAGCAAATTCGCGAGAAAGAATGTGCATTGCCAAATCGAAATAGTCATCATACTCATCCAGGACGAGTATGGGGAATTCTTCACGTTATAAAGTACCATCATTGGCGTCAGGTCAAGAGAAGGCTTACACGCAGGAGGCATGGTGGCGAAAGACCCGATGCTA GAGCTAAAATTCCAGGAACTTCTGATGATTCAGGggttcactctattccagaacaTTATAAGCCACATACAGAACTATCTAAT GTTGAAGAAAAGCCAGTATACTCCTCTCCACCAGCCAAAATTACTATCAAATCCCGATTAAGATCACTTCTTAATGAAGATATATACAGAAGGAAGGGTCGACACAAGAGAAGCTCAACCTGCCCTGCAAAGTCGCAACTAACTCATGCCAATTCTGTTCACAACTTAGAGGTTGATCTACTTGGTGAATTGTTACTAACTGTTCAGAGCCCTGACCCAGTCCTAGAAACCTTTCAAAACCATCTTGCTGCTGGTACATTGGATGAGTTGACACCAGTTTTATATGAGAAACCAATTGCCAACAATGACAAATGTGTAGATTGTGGAACAATGTTTTCTAAAGACATTTTGGAACATAGCAAGATTCATAAGCACTTGTGCTCTCCTAGTCAAGGTGGTCCTGAAGAGAAGTTGATGAATGCACAGATACTTACAACTGATGCTTCACCCCATCTTGTCAAGGACTTTCTTGATGCATTGGATGTGATCAACACAAACAAGGACTTCCTATTAGAATATATACAGGATCTAGGCTCTCCTTTGCCATTCCACACTCATGATCAACAATCTTTCAACGGTAAACAGAGACGAGCCaaatctctctcatttcctGTATCTGCCTCATCATCAGGAAGCCAAGATTCTGTTTCAGGCCAACTCATAAATCAAATGGTAGATTATTGGTTGGATTCAGAAGAAGAGAAGTTGCAAAATCAAAGTAACATGCAAAATACGAGCATGGATGAGTCCTCAGAAGATTCTCACCAACAGTCCTTACCATCaagtttttcaaataattatgatCAATGGGGTGAAAGAGGTACTAATTCTCCATCAGTTTCATCCCATGTTCCCAACAATGTGAAAACTAGGCATTTCAGGGATCTTAGAAAGAAGATGAAGCACATAATTGAAgatggaagaaatgaaaagcatCGCATTACCATGGATGCTATACTTGACAAAATTCCTTGTGGAAAGAGGCtcacaaaaaaagtaaagaagttTATCCACGTCAAATCCAAAGACCCCACAATTAAATGGGAAGATGAAGACCGTGCAACCAGCGGTTTTGGTAGCCATCTCTCTTCTAATTCCTTCAACAAGCATCAACCATCACCCATGAggacttcatttctaaaagaTTCAGCTGGTAGATATTCTCAGTTGTATCATCAGacttgttttaacagtgatgcCAAGTATCCTAAGGCTGAGAACTTAAGATTGAGAACAGAAGAGAGAAATTCAATATTAAAGACCCCAAAATCCTTTAAAAGGTTTCTTTCAATGCCTAATTTAAAATCTTACTTTCACCAGAATGAGGAGCTGCCTTTACCtttatccccccaaaattcaatcAAGAATTTTGGAGATAGAACAACAAGCACAAATGTCACTGATCAGCAACAAAGAAGTTTTGACAATAATGATGATTCAATGAGTCAAATTTTACCACCTACATTTGCTGATAATATAAATCAAGACAGCAATTTGAATGCTGACCAAAAGCAACTTCTTGCCAGGAGTGCTTCAAAATCAAGATTAGATTTTAGTACTGAGGCAGAGGCAGATAAGAGCATAGGAATTGAAGGTTTAGGTGACTTGAGAGACAGTGAACAAGACATTGGAGCTGAAACAGAATCTATTGTGCCAGTGGAAGCAAACTCAGTCTTCTCTTCTGACACTAGCTTCCTAGATTTTACATTTGATCTCGAGAACTTAAACATACAGGAAG AAGAATCAGACACAGAAATAAACCCAGGGCAAGGTGATGATGGATTGGATGATATGGCTGAGCACCAAGAGGCTAAAGAGGATCACCCTGAGAAGGTTGAGAATTTTCAAAACCTTGGAACTCTAAGCAAGCGTTTCAACTATGAAATTCCAAGTATTGAAGTGGATCCAAGTAATGAAGCTACATTTAATTATGTGAGAAAGGTTTTAGAGCTTTCTGGGTTCACTGGCCATGATTCCCTTGGGATATGGTATTCTGATAACCAACCACTTGATCCTTCAATGTATGAAGAATTGGAGGGGTGCTTGCTTCTTGATCCTGATTGTTCTCGTAATAGTGAAGGTGGAGAATGTAATCATCATCTGCTTCTGTTTGATATAATCAATGAAGGGTTGCTGGAGATTTTTGGCAGATCTTACAACTATTATCCAAGACCATTGTCTTATCTCTCCCATGTTCACCCACTACCATCAGCAGAAAATGTTCTCTGTAAAGTGTGGACACTCATTAGCTGGTATCTGATGAACTCAACAACATCTGAGCTTTACCTATCATTGGATTATTATGTGAGCAAAGATCTTGCAAAATATGATGGGTGGATGAATCTCCAATTTGATTCTGAATGTGTGGGGCTTGAGCTAGATGACTTGATTTTTGAAGATCTATTGGAGGAAATAATCTCCACCTAA